GTACCATCGATTGGTGGACTGACCGCTGCCCTCGATCCGGCCCTGCAGCACGCCGGGGGCACCTGGATTGCCTGGGGCGAGGAACACCCCCACATTGGCAGCGTGGAGCTGCCCACCGAACGTCCACGGTACCGACTGGAACGCCTCAAGCTCAGCGAAGCCGAGGTCCGTGATTTTTACTACGGCTTCTCGAACCGGGCCCTGTGGCCCATGAGTCACTACTTCATCGGGCGCGCGCGTTACCTGCGCTCCTCCTGGAGCGCCTATCAGGCCGTCAACCGCCGTTTCGCACAAGCGGCGGTGCAGCGCTATCAGGAAGGCGACCTGATCTGGGTGCACGACTACCAGCTGGCGCTGGTCCCGAAGATGATTCGCGAGGCGCTGCCAAACGCCAGGATCGGCTTTTTCTGGCACATTCCGTGGCCGTCCTCCGAAGTCTTCCGGACCCTGCCCTGGGACCGTGAGGTGCTGGAGGGCATGCTGGGCGCCGACCTGATCGGCATGCACACCGAGGACTACGTGCGTCACTTCCGCTCGGGCTGCGCAATCGCACTGGGCGCCGAGACCACGCCGCAAGGCGTGCGTCATGCCGGGCGGCTCTCGCGGGTGGTGTCCCGTCCCATCGGCATCGAGACCGAGGTGTTCGAGTCCATTGCCAGTTCGCCCGAGGTAGAAGCGGCTTCAGAGCGTATCCGGCAGGGGCTGCAGACCATGATGCTGCTCGGGGTGGACCGCCTCGACTACACCAAGGGCATTCCCGAGCGTCTGGAAGCCTTCGACGCGTTCCTGGACGCCTACCCCGATTTCAAGCGGCAAGTGACCATGGTGCAGGTGGCCGTACCCAGCCGCGAGCGCGTCGAGTCCTACCGGCAGCTGCGCGTTCAGGTGGAAGGACTGGTAGGGCGCATCAACGGCAAACACGCCGAGAGTGGCTGGTCGCCGATTCACTACATCTACCGGGGCCTGTCGCGCGAAGAGCTGATCGCGCATTACCGCGCGGCCGACGTCATGCTGGTCACGCCGTTGCGCGACGGCCTGAACCTCGTCGCCAAGGAGTTCGTGGCGAGCTCACGCGACGGCGCGCTGATTCTGTCGAAGTTCGCCGGCGCATCGTCCGAGATGCCCGAGGCCATCCACGTCAATCCGTACGACCACGACGGCCTGGCGCAGCAATTGATGCAGGCCATGCGCATGCCGCTCGACGAAAAGAAGGCGCGCCTGCATCAGCTGCGTTCGCGTCTGAAGCAAAGCAACCTGCGCGCCTGGAGCGAAAATTTTCTTTCGGAGCTGGCGGCCACATGACCCTGCCGGAAGCGCTCGTTCGTCTGGCAGACTGGCCGCTGCTGATTCTGTGCGATTACGACGGCACGCTGGCGCCCATCGTCGCCCGCCCGGAGGACGCCCGGCCCGAGGAGGGCGCCCGAGCAGCCCTGCAACGGCTGCTGCATCACCCCCGCCATGAGGTGGCCGTCATCACTGGGCGCAGTGTGGCGGCAGCTCAGGGATTTCTGAATACGTCTGACCTGACCGTGATCGGCCTGCACGGCATGGAATGGCCCGGCGAGCCCCCCCCGAGGGCTGACCGGGAGGCGCTGAGCCAGATCAGCCGTCAGCTGCAGCCGCTGATCGACCGTGAGGGTGTGTTCGCCAACCTGCCCGGTTTGCGCCTGGAGGACAAGGGCTGGACGATGGCGGTGCATTACCGCAATGCCCCAGCAGAACTTCACGCGGCCATCGAGGACTTCCTGACCGGCGTAAATCTGCCCCCAGGCTGGGAAACGGTCGAGGGCAAGAAAGTGCACGAGTTTCGCCCGGGCGGTTTCGGCAAGGGCCGCGCGGCCCTCACGTTGGCACGGCGCTTTCCAGAACACCACCCGGTATTTCTGGGTGACGATGTCACGGACGAGGAGGCGTTTGCTGCGGTGCTGGCGTTGGATGGCACGGCCGTCAAGGTCGGCGAGGGCGAAACGCTCGCGCCGCATCGCCTGGACAGTCCGGCCTGGGCGGTAGCGCTGCTGGAGCATTGGGCCGGTCAAGAGGCCTGAGCTTCGCGTGGCGCGAACGCTCTGCTGCTCTGCTAGCCTGACCTGATGAGCGACCTCGAAGCGCGTTTCCACGACCTCCTTTCCCAGATCGTGCCGGTGGATTCGGCCGCCGCTGAGCGCGCCCGCGCCCGGCAGGACCAGCTCACCAAACCTCCTGGCGCGCTTGGGGCGCTCGAGGATCTGTCCGTGCGGCTGGCAGCTGTTTTTGGCAGCGAGCGGCCCACGCCCGAGCGCGCCGCGGTGATCGTCTGCGCCGGCGATCACGGCGTCACCGACGAGGGCGTCAGCGCGTTTCCGGCCAGCGTGACTCCCGCGATGGTCGCCAACTTTCTGATGGACACCCCCAGCGGTCCGGGAGGCGCCGCGGTGAACGCCTTGTCGCGCAGTATCGGCGCGCGGGTATACGTGCTTGACGTGGGCGTGAACGCCGCGCTGCCCGAATCGCCGCGCCTGATCGCTGCCAAGGTGCGCTCCGGCACACGAAACCTGCGCCGGGAAGCCGCGATGACGCGCGAGGAGACTCTGCAGGCCGTCTTTGCGGGCGTGCGGGCCGCCGAACAAGCGATCGCGGACGGCGCCGACCTGCTGGTGGCCGGTGAAATGGGCATCGGCAACACCACGCCCGCTGCCGCCGTGACGGCGCGTCTGCTGGCGCTCGATCCGGCCGACGTCACGGGGCGGGGCACCGGCGTGGACAACGCACAGCTCGACCACAAGATCACGGTGATCCGCGACGCGCTGGCCCGTCAGGCGAGCGCGCCGACTGACCCGCTGGGCGTGCTCGCCGACCTGGGCGGACTGGAGCTGGCCGCCATGCTGGGCGTCATGCTTGCTGGAGCGCGCGCCCGCAGGGCCGTAATTCTCGATGGGTTTGTCGAGGGCGCTGCCGCCCTCATCGCGGTACAACTGCAGGCGCGCGTGCGTGATTACCTGTTTCCGGCGGGTCTGTGCGCCGAGCGTGGACACGGCGCGCAACTCGCTTATCTGGGCTTCTCACCGCTCTTTGACCTGTCGCTCCGGCTGGGCGAGGGCACGGGCGGCGTGCTGGCCGTACCGCTGTTTCGCGCCGCCGCCGCGTCCCTGCGCGAGATGCTGACCTTTCAGGAAGCCGGCCTGCTGGGGGACTGACTCCCGCTCGATCTGGCTCCCCGCTTAGCGAGTGGACGGGCCGCTGATGGCCTCGGCGCGATAGTGAGTTGGCACTGTACTCGGGGCGTTCTGGGCCTTCAAGACAGTGCCGATCACCCGGGTATCCTTGGTCCGCTTCGGGCAATCTGGCTGAATGTGCAAGATGAAGGGTGGTGCCTGGCACGGGCTCCTCTTGGCCGTCATACGGCGGCATGACTTGCGGTGGACACGATACACTGGCGAGCGCAGTATTTGATCCGCACGGTCAGACCGTTCCCTGTATAAATTTTTCTCATACCCATATGGGAAAAACAGCAGATTCACAAAGTAGAATGAAGAACAGGTGAACAGGACGCTCCAGGTGAGCCGCTTGTTCACGGAACGTCTTTTTTCTGTCTGAGGTCGAGCATGGCAGCGCACCGTATCTTGTTGGTCGAGGACAACGAACTGGACATCGAACTCGCCCAGCTGGTGTTTCAGGAGCGCGGTCTCGACGGGCAGGTGGCCGTCGCCCGTGACGGTCAGGAGGCGCTCGATTACCTGCGCCGTCGGGGAGTCTTCGAGTCCCGTCCCGAAGGCCATCCTGCGCTGGTGCTGCTCGACCTCAACATGCCGCGGGTCAGCGGCTTTCAGGTGCTGAGCTCGGTCAAAAATGATCCCGACCTGCGGCACGTGCCCATCGTGGTGTTCTCGACTTCCAAGGTCGACCGCACCGCGTGCGAGGAGCTGGGCGCCGATGACTACGTTCCCAAACCCAGCAGTTTCGAAGCTTTTCTCTCGACGATGCAGGATCTGACCAACACGTGGCTTGATCACCTGAGCGCCTGAACGCGGCGTGCCCCCGCAGCGCAGGGTAGGCTGGGCTATGCCTGATCTCGCCGAAATTCTGTGGGACACCTGGGGTGTCCCGCACGTATTTGCCCGAAGTGAAGAAGCGGCATTTCGCGCTTTTGGCTGGGCACAGATGCACGCGCATGGCGACCTTCTGCTCAGGCTTTACGGCCTCGCCCGAGGCCGGGGCGCTGAGTACTGGGGGGAGAAATACCTCGCCAGCGACCGCCTGATTCGCCAGATGGGCGTTGCGCAGCGCGCTCCCGTCTGGCTGGCCGCGCAGGAGCGCGAGATGCATGCCAACATCACCGCGTTCGTGAACGGCGTCAATGCCTATGCCGAAGGGCATGCCGACGCCCTTGCCCCGGACACACGCGCCGTGCTGCCCGTCACGCCCGACGACGTCTTCGCGCACATCCAGCGGGTTTACCTGGTGTACCTCACGCTGGGCGGACAACGCCCCGCGGGTGAGCCTTACAACGACATCCTACCGTACAGCACCCTGCTTCCCGACGCGCCGGCCATGGGTACCGGTGTCGCGGGGTCCAACGCCTGGGCCGTCGGCGGGTCGCGCAGCGAGAGCGGCCACGGCCTGTTGCTGGCCAATCCTCACCTGTACTGGGGTGACGCCCATACCTTCTTCGAAGCGCACCTGAACATCTCGCAGAACGGCCAGCCGGACCTGAACCTGTACGGCGTCGCACAGGTCGGCTGGCCAGTATTGCGCTACGGTTTCAACGAACACCTGGGTTGGGCCCATACGGTCAATACCCTCAAGGGCTGGGACGCGTTCGCCCTGACGCCGAACGGGGACGGCTACCTGCTGGACGGTGAGAAACGCGCCTTTACCGTCCGTCACGAGACGCTTTTGGTGCGGGCGCCCGACGGCGCCCTGCGGACGGAGCACCTGAAGGTGCTTGAAAGCGAACAC
The Deinococcus peraridilitoris DSM 19664 genome window above contains:
- the otsB gene encoding trehalose-phosphatase, encoding MTLPEALVRLADWPLLILCDYDGTLAPIVARPEDARPEEGARAALQRLLHHPRHEVAVITGRSVAAAQGFLNTSDLTVIGLHGMEWPGEPPPRADREALSQISRQLQPLIDREGVFANLPGLRLEDKGWTMAVHYRNAPAELHAAIEDFLTGVNLPPGWETVEGKKVHEFRPGGFGKGRAALTLARRFPEHHPVFLGDDVTDEEAFAAVLALDGTAVKVGEGETLAPHRLDSPAWAVALLEHWAGQEA
- a CDS encoding response regulator, which gives rise to MAAHRILLVEDNELDIELAQLVFQERGLDGQVAVARDGQEALDYLRRRGVFESRPEGHPALVLLDLNMPRVSGFQVLSSVKNDPDLRHVPIVVFSTSKVDRTACEELGADDYVPKPSSFEAFLSTMQDLTNTWLDHLSA
- a CDS encoding alpha,alpha-trehalose-phosphate synthase (UDP-forming): MTLGLIVISNREPYAPRKSESGDIQWVPSIGGLTAALDPALQHAGGTWIAWGEEHPHIGSVELPTERPRYRLERLKLSEAEVRDFYYGFSNRALWPMSHYFIGRARYLRSSWSAYQAVNRRFAQAAVQRYQEGDLIWVHDYQLALVPKMIREALPNARIGFFWHIPWPSSEVFRTLPWDREVLEGMLGADLIGMHTEDYVRHFRSGCAIALGAETTPQGVRHAGRLSRVVSRPIGIETEVFESIASSPEVEAASERIRQGLQTMMLLGVDRLDYTKGIPERLEAFDAFLDAYPDFKRQVTMVQVAVPSRERVESYRQLRVQVEGLVGRINGKHAESGWSPIHYIYRGLSREELIAHYRAADVMLVTPLRDGLNLVAKEFVASSRDGALILSKFAGASSEMPEAIHVNPYDHDGLAQQLMQAMRMPLDEKKARLHQLRSRLKQSNLRAWSENFLSELAAT
- the cobT gene encoding nicotinate-nucleotide--dimethylbenzimidazole phosphoribosyltransferase, with the protein product MSDLEARFHDLLSQIVPVDSAAAERARARQDQLTKPPGALGALEDLSVRLAAVFGSERPTPERAAVIVCAGDHGVTDEGVSAFPASVTPAMVANFLMDTPSGPGGAAVNALSRSIGARVYVLDVGVNAALPESPRLIAAKVRSGTRNLRREAAMTREETLQAVFAGVRAAEQAIADGADLLVAGEMGIGNTTPAAAVTARLLALDPADVTGRGTGVDNAQLDHKITVIRDALARQASAPTDPLGVLADLGGLELAAMLGVMLAGARARRAVILDGFVEGAAALIAVQLQARVRDYLFPAGLCAERGHGAQLAYLGFSPLFDLSLRLGEGTGGVLAVPLFRAAAASLREMLTFQEAGLLGD